A window of the Arachis duranensis cultivar V14167 chromosome 5, aradu.V14167.gnm2.J7QH, whole genome shotgun sequence genome harbors these coding sequences:
- the LOC107487109 gene encoding ATP-dependent Clp protease proteolytic subunit 4, chloroplastic, whose translation MDLLSLSASNPSTSSLSLSRSPFRTLFPKPPISSFNPKTHFPQSSTTVTPLRCHLTSASPAPSKAANFGSQTRKPGITFQLSSPQTPATALRGAESDVMGLLLRERIVFLGSSIDDFVADAVMSQLLLLDAQDPTKDIRLFINSPGGSLSATMAIYDAVQLVRADVSTVALGIAASTASIILGGGTKGKRLAMPNTRIMIHQPLGGASGQAIDVEIQAKEVMHNKNNVTRIISSFTGRSFEQVQKDIDRDRYMSPIEAVEYGIIDGVIDRDRIIPLMPVPERVKSTLNYEEISKDPKKFLNPDIPDDEIY comes from the exons ATGGATTTGCTCTCACTTTCAGCTTCTAACCCTTCAACTTCTTCTCTCTCGCTCTCTCGTTCTCCCTTCCGTACCCTCTTTCCAAAGCCACCCATTTCTTCGTTTAACCCCAAAACCCATTTTCCCCAATCTTCAACCACCGTAACCCCACTCCGTTGCCACCTCACCTCCGCTTCCCCGGCACCCTCCAAAGCTGCAAACTTTGGGTCCCAAACGCGAAAACCTGGTATCACTTTTCAGCTCTCGTCGCCCCAAACGCCGGCCACGGCCTTGAGAGGTGCCGAGAGCGACGTGATGGGTCTGTTGTTGAGAGAGAGGATCGTGTTCTTGGGCAGCAGCATCGATGACTTCGTTGCTGACGCCGTTATGAGTCAGTTGTTGCTGTTGGATGCTCAGGACCCAACCAAAGATATCAGGCTCTTCATCAATTCCCCTGGTGGTTCTCTCag TGCTACGATGGCTATCTATGATGCCGTACAGCTTGTGAGGGCCGATGTTTCCACAGTTGCACTTGGAATCGCAGCATCAACTGCGTCCATCATCCTCGGTGGCGGCACCAAAGGCAAGCGCCTTGCTATGCCAAACACACGAATTATGATTCATCAGCCTCTTGGAGGTGCTAGCGGACAAGCTATAGATGTAGAGATTCAGGCGAAAGAAGTTATGCACAACAAGAACAATGTCACAAGAATTATTTCAAGCTTCACCGGTCGCTCATTCGAACAAGTCCAGAAAGACATTGATAGGGATAGGTACATGTCTCCAATTGAAGCAGTTGAATATGGAATCATTGATGGTGTAATAGATAGAGATAGAATTATTCCTCTGATGCCAGTTCCAGAAAGGGTGAAATCAACACTGAATTATGAAGAAATAAGTAAGGACCCTAAGAAATTCCTGAACCCAGACATCCCTGATGATGAGATATACTAG
- the LOC107487108 gene encoding uncharacterized protein LOC107487108, translating into MGKGNPQRGSTGDELHTAARSGDLVAVQMILTSNPLAVNSRDKHSRTPLHLAAFAGHAEIVSYLCKNKADVGASAMDDMAAIHFAAQKGHLEVVKALVAAGASIKACTRKGMNSLHYAAQGSHLELVRYLAKKGASLTAKTRAGKTPLDLANNEEVRSFLEEFERSAKNRASSNKDKAEQSDPKASTLESEDNSSAKQPAVAVDEENGDGEKTETNEDDENSDREKRKANEEDAREDSSQSKRAKVKLSHLQSSDDIQEEEEDM; encoded by the exons ATGGGTAAAGGCAACCCACAGAGAGGAAGCACCGGCGACGAGCTTCATACGGCGGCAAGGTCCGGTGATCTCGTCGCTGTTCAGATGATTTTGACTTCAAATCCTTTGGCTGTTAATTCCAGAGACAAGCATTCCAGAACACC acttcatttagCAGCATTTGCTGGACATGCAGAGATAGTAAGTTATCTGTGCAAGAATAAGGCTGATGTTGGGGCTTCTGCTATGGATGACATGGCCGCAATACACTTTGCTGCTCAGAAGGGGCATTTGGAAGTTGTTAAGGCTCTAGTTGCAGCTGGTGCATCCATCAAGGCTTGTACTCGCAAAGGCATGAATTCATTACACTACGCTGCTCAAGGTTCCCATCTGGAGCTTGTCAGGTACTTGGCCAAGAAAGGGGCGAGTCTTACTGCCAAGACAAGGGCAGGAAAGACCCCTTTGGATCTTGCTAACAATGAAGAAGTCCGCTCGTTTCTGGAGGAATTCGAAAGATCAGCCAAGAACAGAGCATCTAGCAACAAAGATAAAGCTGAACAGTCTGATCCAAAAGCATCCACGTTGGAATCAGAAGATAATTCAAGTGCCAAACAGCCTGCAGTGGCTGTCGATGAAGAAAACGGTGACGGAGAGAAGACAGAGACTAATGAGGATGACGAAAACAGTGATAGAGAGAAGAGGAAGGCTAACGAAGAGGACGCAAGAGAAGACTCATCACAATCAAAAAGGGCAAAAGTTAAGTTGAGCCATCTCCAAAGTTCAGATGAtatccaagaagaagaagaagacatgtAG
- the LOC107487106 gene encoding uncharacterized protein LOC107487106 translates to MKKGKKTKLRMADFLKTPSPVASPTNDSPKSAIFSRPTATTSKAAAKRAAIDLTGASPPLSHRPLSSIADLKAMASAGVDDLRRQSDRSHSEILRDLEASHSRLHKRLKMQTQACHQVMDEAEKEYKKLSERITESREAMKASYDEFMAEAQASASRACKTSITELSQSFEKAIDSLRNRYGISSN, encoded by the exons atgaagaagggaaagaagacGAAGCTGAGGATGGCCGATTTTCTGAAAACGCCGTCGCCGGTGGCTTCTCCGACGAACGATTCTCCGAAATCGGCGATTTTCAGCAGGCCAACAGCTACTACTTCCAAGGCCGCAGCTAAGAGAGCTGCCATCGATCTCACCGGCGCTTCTCCGCCTCTCAGCCACAGGCCTCTGAGCAGCATCGCCGACCTCAAGGCCATGGCGTCCGCAGGCGTGGACGATCTCCGGCGCCAAAGCGATCGTTCTCACTCCGAGATCCTCagggatcttgaagcttctcatTCGCGTCTGCACAAGCGCTTGAAG atGCAGACTCAAGCATGTCACCAAGTGATGGATGAAGCAGAAAAGGAGTACAAGAAGTTATCCGAACGGATCACTGAAAGCCGTGAGGCAATGAAG GCATCTTATGATGAGTTCATGGCAGAGGCACAGGCCAGCGCATCTCGTG CATGCAAAACTTCAATCACTGAGCTTTCGCAGTCGTTTGAGAAGGCTATTGACTCTCTTCGAAATCGTTATGGGATTTCGTCAAATTAA
- the LOC107487104 gene encoding probable polyamine transporter At1g31830 isoform X3, with the protein MGEFNSNVEYVTVVDLPSPRRTHTMKKVSILPLVFLIFYEVSGGPFGVEDTVHAAGPLLALLGFVVFPFIWSIPEALITAEMGTMFPENSGYVVWVSTALGPFWGFQQGWMKWLSGVIDNALYPVLFLDYLKSGVPALGGGLPRILATWGLTIVLTFLNYRGLTIVGYVAVFLGVFSLLPFVVMGFLSIPDLKPSRWTVVNTKDVDWNLYLNTLFWNLNYWDSISTLSGEVENPKKTLPKALFFALILVVLGYFFPLLIGTGAVPLNRELWTDGYFSDIAMILGGAWLRWWLQAAAAMSNMGMFVAEMSSDSFQLLGMAERGMLPEFFSKRSRHGTPLVGILFSASGVILLSWMSFQEIVAAENFLYCFGMILEFIAFILLKIKHPNASRPYKVPGGAAGAILMCIPPTALICVVLYFSTLKVMVVSLIAVSIGLVLQPCIKYVEKKRWLKFSHSADLPDLEHEESTHSLVN; encoded by the coding sequence ATGGGAGAGTTCAACAGCAATGTTGAGTATGTCACCGTTGTAGATTTACCTTCCCCAAGGAGAACTCACACCATGAAGAAAGTTTCAATTCTCCCTCTTGTATTCCTAATCTTCTATGAGGTTTCAGGTGGTCCCTTTGGTGTTGAGGACACTGTTCATGCAGCAGGTCCACTCTTGGCCCTTCTTGGTTTTGTAGTTTTCCCATTCATATGGAGCATCCCTGAAGCTTTGATCACTGCTGAGATGGGCACAATGTTCCCGGAAAACAGCGGTTATGTCGTTTGGGTCTCGACTGCGCTGGGTCCCTTTTGGGGGTTTCAGCAGGGTTGGATGAAGTGGCTGAGTGGTGTGATAGACAATGCTTTATATCCTGTTCTGTTTCTTGATTATCTGAAATCTGGAGTCCCTGCATTAGGGGGTGGATTACCTAGAATCCTTGCAACTTGGGGTTTGACAATTGTTCTCACTTTCTTGAACTACAGGGGTTTAACAATTGTAGGATATGTTGCTGTTTTCTTAGGGGTTTTCTCGCTCCTCCCTTTTGTGGTTATGGGGTTTTTGTCAATTCCGGACTTGAAACCTTCGAGATGGACTGTGGTAAACACTAAAGATGTTGATTGGAATTTGTATTTGAATACTTTGTTCTGGAATCTCAATTACTGGGATTCTATAAGTACTCTTTCTGGGGAAGTGGAGAATCCGAAGAAAACTCTTCCAAAAGCTTTGTTTTTCGCGTTGATCCTAGTGGTTCTGGGGTATTTCTTCCCACTTCTGATTGGTACGGGCGCTGTTCCCCTTAATCGAGAGCTGTGGACTGATGGTTACTTCTCGGATATTGCTATGATTCTTGGAGGAGCGTGGTTGAGATGGTGGCTTCAGGCTGCTGCCGCGATGTCAAATATGGGAATGTTTGTTGCTGAAATGAGCAGCGACTCTTTCCAGCTTCTAGGGATGGCCGAGAGAGGAATGTTGCCCGAGTTCTTCAGCAAGAGATCTCGTCATGGAACCCCTCTTGTAGGTATACTTTTCTCTGCCTCTGGTGTAATTCTACTGTCATGGATGAGCTTTCAAGAGATCGTAGCGGCAGAAAACTTCCTGTACTGTTTCGGAATGATTTTGGAGTTTATTGCATTCATATTGTTGAAGATCAAGCACCCCAATGCGTCTCGGCCTTACAAGGTGCCAGGAGGAGCAGCCGGGGCGATCCTCATGTGCATCCCTCCGACCGCATTGATCTGTGTCGTGTTGTATTTTTCCACCCTCAAAGTAATGGTTGTAAGCCTCATTGCTGTGTCAATTGGCCTTGTCTTGCAGCCTTGTATCAAATATGTAGAAAAAAAGAGGTGGTTGAAGTTCTCCCATAGTGCTGATCTCCCAGATCTTGAACATGAGGAGAGCACTCACTCTTTGGTGAATTAA
- the LOC107487104 gene encoding probable polyamine transporter At1g31830 isoform X1 → MVMMVPPEKVKNDEGVAAKQERTTVDSLEETTVAADRSSPQPQETTHQAPHDNDSQNQEKLRAAATTRQASRMGEFNSNVEYVTVVDLPSPRRTHTMKKVSILPLVFLIFYEVSGGPFGVEDTVHAAGPLLALLGFVVFPFIWSIPEALITAEMGTMFPENSGYVVWVSTALGPFWGFQQGWMKWLSGVIDNALYPVLFLDYLKSGVPALGGGLPRILATWGLTIVLTFLNYRGLTIVGYVAVFLGVFSLLPFVVMGFLSIPDLKPSRWTVVNTKDVDWNLYLNTLFWNLNYWDSISTLSGEVENPKKTLPKALFFALILVVLGYFFPLLIGTGAVPLNRELWTDGYFSDIAMILGGAWLRWWLQAAAAMSNMGMFVAEMSSDSFQLLGMAERGMLPEFFSKRSRHGTPLVGILFSASGVILLSWMSFQEIVAAENFLYCFGMILEFIAFILLKIKHPNASRPYKVPGGAAGAILMCIPPTALICVVLYFSTLKVMVVSLIAVSIGLVLQPCIKYVEKKRWLKFSHSADLPDLEHEESTHSLVN, encoded by the exons ATGGTGATGATGGTACCACCAGAGAAAGTGAAGAACGATGAGGGAGTAGCGGCAAAGCAAGAAAGAACCACCGTTGACTCTCTGGAAGAGACTACTGTTGCTGCCGACAGGTCTTCTCCACAGCCACAAGAAACTACTCATCAGGCGCCACATGATAATGACTCCCAGAACCAAGAG AAATTGAGGGCTGCAGCTACTACTAGACAAGCTTCAAGAATGGGAGAGTTCAACAGCAATGTTGAGTATGTCACCGTTGTAGATTTACCTTCCCCAAGGAGAACTCACACCATGAAGAAAGTTTCAATTCTCCCTCTTGTATTCCTAATCTTCTATGAGGTTTCAGGTGGTCCCTTTGGTGTTGAGGACACTGTTCATGCAGCAGGTCCACTCTTGGCCCTTCTTGGTTTTGTAGTTTTCCCATTCATATGGAGCATCCCTGAAGCTTTGATCACTGCTGAGATGGGCACAATGTTCCCGGAAAACAGCGGTTATGTCGTTTGGGTCTCGACTGCGCTGGGTCCCTTTTGGGGGTTTCAGCAGGGTTGGATGAAGTGGCTGAGTGGTGTGATAGACAATGCTTTATATCCTGTTCTGTTTCTTGATTATCTGAAATCTGGAGTCCCTGCATTAGGGGGTGGATTACCTAGAATCCTTGCAACTTGGGGTTTGACAATTGTTCTCACTTTCTTGAACTACAGGGGTTTAACAATTGTAGGATATGTTGCTGTTTTCTTAGGGGTTTTCTCGCTCCTCCCTTTTGTGGTTATGGGGTTTTTGTCAATTCCGGACTTGAAACCTTCGAGATGGACTGTGGTAAACACTAAAGATGTTGATTGGAATTTGTATTTGAATACTTTGTTCTGGAATCTCAATTACTGGGATTCTATAAGTACTCTTTCTGGGGAAGTGGAGAATCCGAAGAAAACTCTTCCAAAAGCTTTGTTTTTCGCGTTGATCCTAGTGGTTCTGGGGTATTTCTTCCCACTTCTGATTGGTACGGGCGCTGTTCCCCTTAATCGAGAGCTGTGGACTGATGGTTACTTCTCGGATATTGCTATGATTCTTGGAGGAGCGTGGTTGAGATGGTGGCTTCAGGCTGCTGCCGCGATGTCAAATATGGGAATGTTTGTTGCTGAAATGAGCAGCGACTCTTTCCAGCTTCTAGGGATGGCCGAGAGAGGAATGTTGCCCGAGTTCTTCAGCAAGAGATCTCGTCATGGAACCCCTCTTGTAGGTATACTTTTCTCTGCCTCTGGTGTAATTCTACTGTCATGGATGAGCTTTCAAGAGATCGTAGCGGCAGAAAACTTCCTGTACTGTTTCGGAATGATTTTGGAGTTTATTGCATTCATATTGTTGAAGATCAAGCACCCCAATGCGTCTCGGCCTTACAAGGTGCCAGGAGGAGCAGCCGGGGCGATCCTCATGTGCATCCCTCCGACCGCATTGATCTGTGTCGTGTTGTATTTTTCCACCCTCAAAGTAATGGTTGTAAGCCTCATTGCTGTGTCAATTGGCCTTGTCTTGCAGCCTTGTATCAAATATGTAGAAAAAAAGAGGTGGTTGAAGTTCTCCCATAGTGCTGATCTCCCAGATCTTGAACATGAGGAGAGCACTCACTCTTTGGTGAATTAA
- the LOC107487104 gene encoding probable polyamine transporter At1g31830 isoform X2, which yields MKLRAAATTRQASRMGEFNSNVEYVTVVDLPSPRRTHTMKKVSILPLVFLIFYEVSGGPFGVEDTVHAAGPLLALLGFVVFPFIWSIPEALITAEMGTMFPENSGYVVWVSTALGPFWGFQQGWMKWLSGVIDNALYPVLFLDYLKSGVPALGGGLPRILATWGLTIVLTFLNYRGLTIVGYVAVFLGVFSLLPFVVMGFLSIPDLKPSRWTVVNTKDVDWNLYLNTLFWNLNYWDSISTLSGEVENPKKTLPKALFFALILVVLGYFFPLLIGTGAVPLNRELWTDGYFSDIAMILGGAWLRWWLQAAAAMSNMGMFVAEMSSDSFQLLGMAERGMLPEFFSKRSRHGTPLVGILFSASGVILLSWMSFQEIVAAENFLYCFGMILEFIAFILLKIKHPNASRPYKVPGGAAGAILMCIPPTALICVVLYFSTLKVMVVSLIAVSIGLVLQPCIKYVEKKRWLKFSHSADLPDLEHEESTHSLVN from the exons ATG AAATTGAGGGCTGCAGCTACTACTAGACAAGCTTCAAGAATGGGAGAGTTCAACAGCAATGTTGAGTATGTCACCGTTGTAGATTTACCTTCCCCAAGGAGAACTCACACCATGAAGAAAGTTTCAATTCTCCCTCTTGTATTCCTAATCTTCTATGAGGTTTCAGGTGGTCCCTTTGGTGTTGAGGACACTGTTCATGCAGCAGGTCCACTCTTGGCCCTTCTTGGTTTTGTAGTTTTCCCATTCATATGGAGCATCCCTGAAGCTTTGATCACTGCTGAGATGGGCACAATGTTCCCGGAAAACAGCGGTTATGTCGTTTGGGTCTCGACTGCGCTGGGTCCCTTTTGGGGGTTTCAGCAGGGTTGGATGAAGTGGCTGAGTGGTGTGATAGACAATGCTTTATATCCTGTTCTGTTTCTTGATTATCTGAAATCTGGAGTCCCTGCATTAGGGGGTGGATTACCTAGAATCCTTGCAACTTGGGGTTTGACAATTGTTCTCACTTTCTTGAACTACAGGGGTTTAACAATTGTAGGATATGTTGCTGTTTTCTTAGGGGTTTTCTCGCTCCTCCCTTTTGTGGTTATGGGGTTTTTGTCAATTCCGGACTTGAAACCTTCGAGATGGACTGTGGTAAACACTAAAGATGTTGATTGGAATTTGTATTTGAATACTTTGTTCTGGAATCTCAATTACTGGGATTCTATAAGTACTCTTTCTGGGGAAGTGGAGAATCCGAAGAAAACTCTTCCAAAAGCTTTGTTTTTCGCGTTGATCCTAGTGGTTCTGGGGTATTTCTTCCCACTTCTGATTGGTACGGGCGCTGTTCCCCTTAATCGAGAGCTGTGGACTGATGGTTACTTCTCGGATATTGCTATGATTCTTGGAGGAGCGTGGTTGAGATGGTGGCTTCAGGCTGCTGCCGCGATGTCAAATATGGGAATGTTTGTTGCTGAAATGAGCAGCGACTCTTTCCAGCTTCTAGGGATGGCCGAGAGAGGAATGTTGCCCGAGTTCTTCAGCAAGAGATCTCGTCATGGAACCCCTCTTGTAGGTATACTTTTCTCTGCCTCTGGTGTAATTCTACTGTCATGGATGAGCTTTCAAGAGATCGTAGCGGCAGAAAACTTCCTGTACTGTTTCGGAATGATTTTGGAGTTTATTGCATTCATATTGTTGAAGATCAAGCACCCCAATGCGTCTCGGCCTTACAAGGTGCCAGGAGGAGCAGCCGGGGCGATCCTCATGTGCATCCCTCCGACCGCATTGATCTGTGTCGTGTTGTATTTTTCCACCCTCAAAGTAATGGTTGTAAGCCTCATTGCTGTGTCAATTGGCCTTGTCTTGCAGCCTTGTATCAAATATGTAGAAAAAAAGAGGTGGTTGAAGTTCTCCCATAGTGCTGATCTCCCAGATCTTGAACATGAGGAGAGCACTCACTCTTTGGTGAATTAA
- the LOC107486988 gene encoding uncharacterized protein LOC107486988, translating into MLVKDALLQLQVTVKRASRTVYQGITQAQGNAVNNHGLDAERLIVAEAFVGKGLFRKKVSYHSKGRAGIKVKPECRLTVVVREITAEEEAKIARLKVHNFRKLTKREKRLVPHQLIVSNPVWGRKNKSSDRNSSATAA; encoded by the exons ATGCTGGTTAAAGATGCATTGCTGCAATTGCAAGTGACAGTAAAGCGAGCTTCAAGAACTGTATATCAG GGTATTACTCAAGCCCAAGGAAATGCCGTAAATAATCATGGATTGGATGCAGAGCGCCTCATTGTTG CTGAAGCGTTTGTTGGAAAAGGATTATTCCGGAAGAAAGTTTCTTACCATTCCAAAGGAAGAGCCGGCATCAAAGTCAAACCGGAATGCCGGCTAACAGTTGTAGTAAGAGAAATAACCGCCGAAGAAGAGGCGAAGATTGCGAGGTTGAAGGTTCACAATTTCCGCAAGCTCACGAAGCGTGAGAAACGGCTTGTGCCGCATCAGCTTATTGTGTCCAATCCTGTTTGGGGCCGCAAAAACAAATCTAGCGATCGAAACTCGAGTGCCACTGCTGCATGA